Proteins from a genomic interval of Bradyrhizobium sp. CCBAU 53340:
- a CDS encoding gamma-glutamyltransferase family protein: MPHQFSLNQIVRKPAVKSKGGIVASQSRRAAEVGAQVLAAGGDCVDAIVATTFALNVLEPWNSGIGGGGAMVLYRAKENRYEVIDYGMCAPQSLRAADYPITGDRVATDLFPWPRVKDDRNVHGPAAIAVPGVVAGMEEVHRRYARMPWKDLVEPAAKLAGEGLLVDWWTELTITGSAADLRRYPASAAMFLKDGLPPSPPWSIEAEIRLPQDNLKATLLHLAEAGPRDFYQGDLAKSIASDIKADGGSLSVEDLAAFRAHLREPLAIPYRRGKVLATPELTAGPTMAHALRLLQASLKPASAPDAAAYLEYAAALQAAFRERLKDMGDADGKRSLGAEYLAPACTTHFSVVDRDGNIAAVTQTLLSSFGSKYVTPHSGIPMNNGIMWFDPTPGSTNSLAPGKRCLCNYTPVIAETGDGKRLAVGASGGRRILPSVMQLVSFAMDFGMDLDAAIHQPRIDCSEGAIVLGDIRLPTDVRKTLAARFDYREAPVQTLPMKFACPSVVMRDGDVNSGAVEIFQPWADAVAEG, translated from the coding sequence ATGCCTCATCAGTTCAGCCTCAACCAAATCGTCCGCAAACCCGCCGTGAAATCCAAGGGCGGCATCGTGGCTTCGCAATCGCGGCGGGCGGCCGAGGTGGGAGCGCAGGTGCTGGCGGCAGGCGGCGACTGCGTCGACGCAATCGTGGCGACGACCTTCGCGCTGAACGTGCTCGAGCCCTGGAATAGCGGCATCGGCGGCGGCGGCGCGATGGTGCTCTACCGCGCCAAGGAAAATCGCTACGAGGTGATCGACTACGGCATGTGCGCGCCGCAAAGCCTGCGCGCCGCCGATTATCCCATCACCGGAGACCGCGTCGCCACCGACCTGTTTCCCTGGCCGCGCGTGAAGGACGATCGCAACGTGCACGGTCCCGCCGCGATCGCGGTGCCTGGTGTCGTCGCCGGCATGGAGGAGGTGCACCGTCGCTACGCCAGGATGCCGTGGAAGGACCTGGTCGAGCCGGCAGCGAAACTCGCCGGCGAAGGCCTGCTGGTCGACTGGTGGACCGAGCTGACCATCACGGGCTCGGCGGCGGACCTCCGGCGCTACCCCGCGAGCGCCGCCATGTTCTTGAAGGACGGCCTGCCTCCCAGCCCACCCTGGAGCATCGAGGCTGAGATCCGGCTGCCGCAGGACAATTTGAAGGCGACGCTGTTGCATCTTGCCGAGGCCGGGCCGCGCGATTTCTACCAGGGCGATCTCGCCAAGAGCATCGCGTCCGACATCAAGGCCGATGGCGGCTCGCTGTCGGTCGAGGATCTCGCCGCATTCCGCGCCCATCTGCGCGAGCCGCTGGCGATCCCGTATCGCCGCGGCAAGGTGCTGGCGACGCCCGAGCTCACGGCCGGCCCGACCATGGCGCACGCCCTTCGCCTGTTGCAGGCGAGCCTGAAACCGGCGAGCGCGCCGGATGCGGCCGCCTACCTAGAATATGCCGCCGCACTGCAAGCCGCCTTCCGCGAGCGGCTCAAGGACATGGGCGATGCCGACGGCAAGCGCTCGCTCGGCGCCGAGTATCTGGCGCCGGCCTGCACCACGCATTTCTCCGTGGTCGACCGCGACGGCAATATCGCAGCAGTGACGCAGACGCTGCTCTCCTCGTTCGGCTCGAAATATGTGACGCCACACAGCGGCATTCCCATGAACAACGGCATCATGTGGTTCGATCCAACGCCGGGCAGCACGAATTCACTCGCCCCCGGCAAGCGCTGCCTCTGCAACTACACGCCTGTCATCGCCGAGACCGGGGACGGCAAGCGCCTTGCGGTCGGCGCCTCCGGCGGCCGCCGCATTCTGCCTTCCGTCATGCAGCTCGTGTCCTTTGCGATGGATTTCGGCATGGACCTCGATGCCGCCATCCACCAGCCCCGCATTGATTGCAGCGAGGGCGCGATCGTGCTCGGCGACATCAGGCTGCCGACGGATGTGCGCAAGACGCTCGCCGCACGCTTCGATTACAGGGAAGCGCCGGTGCAGACGCTGCCGATGAAGTTCGCCTGCCCGAGCGTGGTGATGCGCGATGGCGACGTCAATTCCGGCGCGGTCGAGATCTTCCAGCCCTGGGCCGATGCGGTGGCGGAAGGCTGA
- a CDS encoding FAD-binding oxidoreductase, with translation MTTRLPLPPSLYADTAVAPVATPPLDTDKNVSVAIVGGGYTGLSTALHLAEQGVEALVLEAQEPGWGASGNNGGHTNPGLKHDPDQIEADFGPELGRRMIAFSYGTPNFTHDLIRRYQIPCEARQNGTLRAAYNEASAAAIEKTAQQCIRRGMPVSYLNREQVREMTGTDRYIGAMLDSRGGDLHPLSYARGLARAAISVGVKVHGETPALSLRREGSRWRIETPRAVVHADKVLLATNGFTGDLWPALRRTIVPVFSSIAATAPLSDEIARSIMPTRPVLYESGHITVYYRIDQQNRLLMGGRGPMRWIKSPTDVAYLMRYAERLWPQLKGVAWTHGWNSRLAITGDHYPHVHEPAESILISLGCNGRGVALSTAMGAQLARRLIGGAKAEIDMPITGIKPIPMHAFWPVGVTTAVIAGRVRDRLGL, from the coding sequence ATGACGACGCGCCTGCCTCTGCCGCCATCGCTCTATGCCGACACCGCCGTCGCGCCGGTTGCGACGCCGCCGCTCGACACGGACAAGAATGTTTCCGTCGCGATCGTCGGTGGTGGCTACACTGGTTTGTCCACGGCGCTGCATCTGGCCGAGCAGGGCGTCGAGGCACTGGTGCTGGAGGCTCAGGAGCCGGGCTGGGGCGCGTCCGGCAACAATGGCGGCCACACCAATCCCGGCTTGAAGCACGACCCCGATCAGATCGAGGCCGATTTCGGCCCCGAGCTCGGCCGCCGCATGATCGCGTTTTCCTACGGCACGCCGAACTTCACGCACGATCTGATCCGCCGCTACCAGATTCCCTGCGAAGCCCGGCAGAACGGTACGCTCCGCGCGGCCTACAACGAGGCCAGCGCTGCCGCGATCGAGAAGACCGCGCAGCAATGCATCCGTCGCGGCATGCCGGTGTCGTATCTGAATCGCGAGCAGGTGCGCGAGATGACCGGAACCGACCGTTACATCGGCGCCATGTTGGACAGCCGCGGCGGTGATCTGCATCCGCTCAGCTATGCCCGCGGCCTCGCGCGCGCGGCCATTTCCGTCGGCGTGAAGGTCCATGGCGAGACGCCGGCACTGTCGCTGCGTCGCGAGGGCAGCCGCTGGCGCATCGAGACGCCGCGTGCAGTCGTGCACGCCGACAAGGTATTGCTTGCGACCAACGGTTTCACCGGCGATCTCTGGCCAGCGCTCCGCCGCACCATCGTGCCGGTGTTTTCCTCGATTGCCGCGACCGCGCCGCTCTCCGACGAGATCGCACGCTCGATCATGCCGACGCGTCCCGTGCTCTACGAGAGCGGTCACATCACCGTCTACTACCGCATCGACCAGCAGAACCGCCTGTTGATGGGCGGCCGCGGCCCGATGCGTTGGATCAAGTCGCCCACAGACGTCGCCTATCTCATGCGTTACGCCGAGCGGTTATGGCCACAGCTCAAGGGCGTGGCCTGGACTCACGGCTGGAACAGCCGGCTCGCCATCACCGGCGATCATTATCCGCACGTGCACGAGCCGGCCGAAAGCATCCTGATCTCGCTCGGCTGCAACGGTCGCGGCGTCGCGCTCTCGACCGCGATGGGTGCCCAACTCGCGCGTCGACTGATCGGTGGCGCCAAGGCCGAGATCGACATGCCGATCACTGGCATCAAGCCGATCCCGATGCACGCGTTCTGGCCGGTTGGCGTAACGACAGCTGTGATCGCGGGCCGCGTGCGGGACCGGCTCGGCTTATGA
- a CDS encoding amino acid ABC transporter ATP-binding protein, producing MIELSDVHKSFGKVEVLKGISASVQKGEVVCIIGPSGSGKSTILRCINGLESYDRGEISVEGLKVDRDAPSIVKVRTQVSMVFQRFNLFPHRTVLENVVEGPLFVKREPRAQVLERGRALLTQVGLAEKADAHPPQLSGGQQQRVAIARALAMQPKAILFDEPTSALDPELVGDVLGVMRKLADDGMTMVVVTHEMGFARDVADRVLFIDGGVIVEQGPAKTLLNQPQHPRTQDFLRRVLHPL from the coding sequence ATGATCGAGCTGAGCGACGTCCACAAGAGCTTTGGCAAGGTCGAGGTGCTCAAGGGCATATCTGCCTCCGTGCAGAAGGGCGAGGTGGTCTGCATCATCGGGCCATCGGGCTCAGGCAAGTCCACCATCCTGCGCTGTATCAATGGGCTCGAAAGCTACGACCGCGGCGAGATCAGCGTCGAGGGCCTCAAGGTCGATCGCGATGCGCCCTCGATCGTGAAGGTCCGTACCCAAGTCTCGATGGTATTCCAACGCTTCAACCTGTTCCCGCACAGGACCGTACTGGAAAACGTCGTCGAGGGGCCGCTGTTCGTGAAGAGGGAGCCGCGTGCGCAGGTGCTCGAGCGCGGCCGTGCGCTGCTCACCCAGGTTGGCCTCGCCGAGAAGGCCGATGCGCATCCGCCGCAGCTCTCCGGCGGTCAGCAGCAGCGTGTCGCGATCGCGCGGGCCCTCGCCATGCAGCCGAAGGCGATCCTGTTCGACGAGCCGACCTCCGCGCTCGATCCCGAGCTGGTCGGCGACGTGCTCGGTGTGATGCGCAAGCTCGCCGACGACGGCATGACCATGGTCGTTGTCACCCATGAGATGGGCTTTGCTCGCGACGTCGCCGATCGCGTGCTGTTCATCGACGGCGGTGTCATCGTCGAGCAGGGGCCGGCCAAGACGCTGCTCAATCAACCCCAGCATCCACGCACGCAGGATTTTCTGCGCCGTGTGCTGCATCCGCTCTGA
- a CDS encoding amino acid ABC transporter permease, protein MKGFWHDTAEFFPILMNGVALTIIVTIGSLLLSTVLGLIWAMMRVSGIKALSMLSASLINVIRGIPIIVLLFYLYFVMPDLGVTLSALQAAILGLGIAYSAYQAENFRAGIEAIDRGQIEAAQSIGMGWWLTMRRVVLPQAVRIVLPPYGNVMIMMLKDSSQASTITVAELALQGKLIASSTFKNTNVFTLVALMYLTMSIPLILLVRHFEKRVGKK, encoded by the coding sequence ATGAAAGGCTTCTGGCACGACACCGCCGAGTTCTTCCCGATCCTGATGAACGGCGTCGCGCTGACGATCATCGTCACCATCGGCTCGCTGCTGCTCTCGACGGTGCTTGGCCTGATCTGGGCGATGATGCGGGTCTCCGGCATCAAGGCGCTGTCGATGCTCAGCGCCAGCCTAATCAACGTGATCCGCGGCATCCCGATCATCGTGCTGTTGTTCTACCTCTACTTTGTGATGCCCGATCTCGGCGTCACGCTGTCAGCCTTGCAGGCTGCCATCCTTGGCCTCGGCATTGCGTACTCGGCCTACCAGGCGGAGAACTTCCGCGCCGGCATCGAGGCCATCGACAGGGGCCAGATCGAGGCGGCGCAGTCGATCGGCATGGGCTGGTGGTTGACCATGCGCCGCGTGGTGCTGCCGCAGGCCGTGCGCATCGTGCTGCCGCCCTACGGCAACGTCATGATCATGATGCTGAAGGACTCCTCGCAGGCTTCGACCATCACGGTCGCTGAGCTCGCCCTTCAAGGCAAGTTGATTGCCTCCTCGACCTTCAAGAACACCAACGTGTTCACGCTGGTGGCGCTGATGTATCTCACCATGAGCATCCCGCTGATCCTGCTGGTTCGTCACTTCGAGAAGCGGGTCGGCAAGAAATGA
- a CDS encoding ABC transporter substrate-binding protein, which yields MKRFGLAAVAALAIAAMMPAQAQQVLKVGSTPTGIPFTFLDTKTNTIQGIMVDLITEIGKDAGLNVQIEPMQFSALIPSLTSSKIDIIAAAMFITAPRKEVVDFSDPIYTYGEGLVVPKTDTKAYTTQDDLKGETVGAQVGTAFVDALKKTGLFADVKAYDTIPDILRDVNTGRLKAGYADYPILAYNLKQGGFPEVRLVDGYKPVTIGSVGIGVRKGETALLAKINASLAKLKANGTIDKILEKWGQKAQG from the coding sequence ATGAAGCGTTTTGGTCTGGCCGCGGTCGCGGCGCTCGCAATAGCAGCGATGATGCCGGCTCAGGCACAGCAGGTGCTGAAGGTCGGGTCGACGCCGACGGGCATTCCCTTCACCTTCCTCGACACCAAGACCAACACCATCCAGGGCATCATGGTCGATCTCATCACCGAGATCGGCAAGGATGCCGGCCTCAACGTGCAGATCGAGCCGATGCAGTTCTCGGCGCTGATCCCCTCGCTGACCTCGAGCAAGATCGACATCATCGCCGCCGCGATGTTCATCACCGCACCGCGCAAGGAGGTCGTCGATTTCTCCGACCCGATCTACACCTATGGCGAAGGCCTGGTCGTGCCGAAGACCGACACCAAGGCCTATACGACACAGGACGATCTGAAGGGGGAGACTGTGGGCGCGCAAGTCGGCACGGCCTTCGTCGATGCGTTGAAGAAGACCGGCCTGTTTGCCGACGTGAAGGCGTACGACACTATCCCCGACATCCTGCGCGACGTGAACACTGGCCGCCTCAAGGCCGGCTACGCCGACTATCCGATCCTCGCCTACAATCTAAAGCAGGGCGGCTTTCCCGAGGTGCGGCTCGTCGACGGCTACAAGCCCGTCACCATCGGCTCGGTCGGCATCGGCGTGCGCAAGGGCGAGACCGCGCTGCTTGCGAAGATCAACGCGTCGCTGGCGAAGCTCAAGGCCAACGGCACGATCGACAAGATCCTCGAGAAATGGGGCCAGAAGGCGCAAGGTTGA
- a CDS encoding helix-turn-helix domain-containing protein has product MDVTVGRRIRDLRRVRQFSLETVATRTELSIGFLSQIERGLSSPSLRVLATLADVLGVGIAALFGASPSADGTSDQVVTRGLQRPELKLWRTGVSKQLLSPASADNKLNLFLVHLEPGGSAGDELYTHDGEEAGLVLEGEMMLTVDSETWSLKTGDSFRFASRRPHRFSNPAQDAKAVVLWVNCVTGA; this is encoded by the coding sequence ATGGACGTCACGGTCGGCCGCCGCATCCGGGATCTCCGGCGCGTCAGGCAGTTCTCGCTCGAAACGGTTGCAACGCGCACCGAGCTTTCGATCGGCTTCCTCAGCCAGATCGAGCGCGGCCTGTCGTCGCCCTCCTTGCGCGTGCTGGCGACGCTCGCCGACGTGCTCGGCGTCGGCATCGCCGCGTTGTTTGGCGCCAGCCCGAGTGCCGACGGCACATCCGATCAGGTCGTCACGCGCGGACTGCAACGGCCCGAGTTGAAGCTTTGGCGCACCGGCGTCTCGAAACAGCTGCTGAGTCCGGCGAGCGCCGACAACAAGCTCAACCTGTTCCTGGTGCATCTGGAGCCCGGCGGCTCCGCCGGCGACGAGCTCTACACCCATGACGGCGAAGAGGCCGGCCTCGTGCTCGAAGGCGAGATGATGCTGACGGTGGACAGCGAGACGTGGTCGCTGAAGACCGGCGACAGCTTTCGTTTTGCCAGCCGCAGGCCACATCGGTTTTCCAATCCGGCGCAGGATGCGAAGGCCGTGGTGCTGTGGGTGAATTGCGTGACGGGGGCGTAG
- a CDS encoding D-amino acid dehydrogenase has product MKVLILGSGVIGVTSAYYLARAGHEVTVVDRQAEPALETSFANAGEVSPGYSSPWAGPGVPVKAVKWLLMKHGPLVIRPKIDPVMWVWLLKMLRNCTSARYAVNKSRMIPIAEYSRDSLRDLRRDIGIQYDERSKGTLQLFRYQAQLDGTGEDVAVLKQYGVPYETLSREGCIAVEPALAGVKEKFVGGLRLPQDETGDCHMFTQALAKHAQALGVRFLFNTGIDRIETDGGRVSGVATGAGLLQADSYVLALGSHSSRMVAPLGISLPVYPVKGYSITVPIKEASGAPESTVMDESYKVAITRLGNRIRVGGTAEISGFSTKLYEARRATLDHSLTDLFPRGGDLSKATFWSGLRPMTPDGPPVIGPTKYANLHLNTGHGTLGWTMSCGSGRVLADMLSGRKPEVDVSELTVDRYQHRFG; this is encoded by the coding sequence GTGAAAGTTCTGATCCTCGGCAGCGGTGTCATCGGTGTCACCTCTGCCTACTACCTCGCCCGTGCCGGCCATGAGGTGACGGTCGTCGACCGTCAGGCGGAGCCAGCACTGGAGACCTCCTTTGCCAATGCCGGCGAGGTGTCGCCCGGCTATTCTTCGCCATGGGCCGGCCCCGGCGTGCCGGTCAAGGCGGTCAAGTGGCTGTTGATGAAGCACGGCCCGCTGGTGATCCGGCCGAAGATCGACCCTGTGATGTGGGTCTGGCTGCTCAAGATGCTGCGCAATTGCACCAGCGCGCGCTATGCGGTCAACAAGAGCCGGATGATTCCGATCGCGGAATACAGCCGCGATTCCTTGCGCGATCTGCGCCGCGACATCGGCATTCAATATGACGAACGTTCGAAAGGAACGCTGCAGCTGTTCCGCTACCAGGCGCAGCTCGACGGCACCGGCGAAGACGTCGCCGTGCTCAAGCAGTACGGCGTGCCTTACGAGACGCTGAGCCGCGAAGGCTGCATCGCGGTCGAGCCGGCGCTTGCGGGCGTGAAGGAAAAGTTCGTCGGCGGCCTTCGCCTGCCGCAGGACGAGACCGGTGACTGCCACATGTTCACCCAGGCGCTGGCCAAGCATGCGCAGGCGCTTGGCGTGCGCTTCCTGTTCAACACAGGCATCGACCGCATCGAGACCGACGGCGGGCGCGTCAGCGGTGTCGCGACCGGCGCAGGCCTGTTGCAGGCCGACAGTTACGTGCTTGCGCTCGGAAGCCATTCGTCCCGGATGGTCGCGCCGCTCGGGATCTCGCTGCCGGTCTATCCGGTGAAGGGCTATTCGATCACGGTGCCGATCAAGGAGGCCTCCGGCGCGCCGGAATCGACCGTCATGGACGAAAGCTACAAGGTCGCGATCACGCGCCTCGGCAATCGCATCCGTGTCGGCGGCACCGCTGAAATCTCCGGTTTCTCGACCAAGCTCTATGAGGCGCGCCGCGCCACGCTCGACCATTCGCTGACCGATCTATTCCCGCGCGGTGGCGATCTGTCGAAGGCAACGTTCTGGAGCGGTCTTCGTCCGATGACGCCGGATGGCCCGCCCGTGATTGGCCCGACGAAGTATGCCAATCTCCACCTCAACACCGGCCACGGCACGCTCGGCTGGACCATGTCCTGCGGTTCGGGGCGCGTGCTTGCGGATATGCTCTCGGGCAGGAAGCCTGAGGTCGATGTGAGCGAGCTGACCGTGGACCGGTATCAGCACCGGTTTGGGTAA
- a CDS encoding aspartate aminotransferase family protein, with protein MTLHQIPNTIKTDSFWMPFTANRQFKKAPRLFSSAEGMHYTTVDGRKVIDGSAGLWCVNAGHGRKQIAAAVERQLMTLDFAPTFQMGHPLAFDFAERLAEIAPKGLDRVFFTNSGSESVDTALKIALAYHRATGQASRTRLIGRERGYHGVGFGGTSVGGMVANRRAFTTLLPGVDHIRHTHDLSRNAFAKDQPEHGAELADDLERLVALHGAETIAAVIVEPVPGSTAVLPPPKGYLQRLREICDKHGILLIFDEVITGFGRLGTPFAANFFGVTPDLMTTAKGITNGTIPCGAVFASRKVHDGMMVGPENQMELFHGYTYSAHPTACAAGIATLDIYKDEGLLTRGATMAEYWRDALHSLKGLPNVVDIRNCGLMGAVELAPRDGVVGARGYDVMVDCFNTGLYLRMSGDSFAMSPPLIVEKSHIDQMVSILGDAIKKVA; from the coding sequence GTGACCCTTCATCAGATTCCGAACACTATCAAGACCGACTCGTTCTGGATGCCGTTCACGGCCAACCGCCAGTTCAAGAAGGCGCCGCGCCTGTTCTCCTCGGCCGAGGGCATGCACTACACCACCGTCGACGGCCGCAAGGTGATCGACGGCTCCGCGGGCCTCTGGTGCGTCAATGCCGGCCACGGCCGCAAGCAGATTGCCGCTGCGGTCGAGCGGCAGCTGATGACGCTGGATTTCGCGCCGACCTTCCAGATGGGGCACCCTCTGGCGTTCGACTTCGCCGAGCGTCTCGCCGAGATCGCGCCGAAGGGTCTCGACCGCGTCTTCTTCACCAACTCCGGCTCTGAATCGGTCGACACCGCGCTGAAGATCGCGCTCGCCTATCATCGCGCCACCGGCCAGGCGAGCCGCACCCGCCTGATCGGACGCGAGCGCGGCTATCACGGCGTCGGCTTCGGCGGCACCTCGGTCGGCGGCATGGTCGCCAACCGTCGCGCCTTCACCACCCTGCTGCCTGGTGTCGACCATATCCGCCACACCCACGATCTGTCCCGCAACGCCTTCGCCAAGGACCAGCCCGAGCATGGCGCCGAGCTCGCCGATGATCTCGAGCGTCTGGTGGCCTTGCACGGTGCCGAGACCATTGCCGCCGTCATCGTCGAGCCGGTGCCCGGTTCGACCGCGGTGTTGCCGCCGCCGAAGGGCTATCTGCAGCGTCTGCGCGAGATCTGCGACAAGCACGGCATTCTCCTGATTTTCGACGAGGTCATCACCGGCTTCGGCCGTCTCGGCACGCCTTTCGCCGCCAATTTCTTCGGTGTTACGCCGGACCTGATGACGACGGCCAAGGGCATCACCAACGGCACCATTCCCTGCGGCGCGGTGTTCGCCAGCCGCAAGGTGCATGACGGCATGATGGTCGGCCCCGAGAACCAGATGGAGCTGTTCCACGGTTACACCTATTCGGCGCACCCGACCGCCTGCGCTGCTGGTATCGCCACGCTCGACATCTACAAGGACGAGGGCCTGCTCACGCGTGGTGCGACCATGGCCGAATACTGGCGCGATGCGCTGCATTCGCTCAAAGGCCTGCCCAACGTCGTCGATATCAGAAATTGTGGCCTGATGGGTGCGGTCGAGCTGGCGCCGCGTGATGGCGTCGTCGGCGCGCGCGGCTACGACGTGATGGTCGACTGCTTCAACACCGGCCTTTACCTGCGCATGAGCGGCGACAGCTTCGCGATGTCGCCCCCGCTCATCGTCGAGAAGAGCCACATCGACCAGATGGTCTCGATCCTCGGCGACGCCATCAAGAAGGTGGCCTGA
- a CDS encoding cupin domain-containing protein: protein MSVDIGGRLRFIRARQKLSQRELAKRAGVTNSTISLIESNQMNPSVGALKRILDGIPMGLAEFFALEPESRRKIFYRAEELTEVGKKPISYRQVGDNLFGRSLQILKERYEPGSDTGRVHLVHEGEEGGIVISGKLEVTVEDERRILNPGDAYYFESRRPHRFRCVGGKPCEVISACTPPTF, encoded by the coding sequence ATGAGCGTCGACATCGGTGGACGGTTGCGATTCATCCGGGCGCGCCAGAAGCTGTCGCAGCGCGAGCTGGCAAAGCGCGCCGGGGTCACCAATTCGACGATCTCGCTGATTGAATCCAACCAGATGAACCCCAGCGTCGGCGCGCTCAAGCGCATCCTCGATGGCATCCCGATGGGGCTCGCCGAGTTCTTCGCGCTCGAGCCGGAGTCGCGGCGCAAGATCTTCTATCGCGCAGAGGAGCTGACCGAGGTCGGCAAGAAGCCGATCTCCTATCGGCAAGTCGGCGACAATCTGTTCGGCCGCAGCCTGCAAATTCTGAAAGAGCGTTACGAGCCCGGCAGCGACACCGGGCGCGTGCACCTCGTTCATGAGGGCGAGGAGGGCGGCATCGTGATCTCAGGCAAGCTCGAGGTCACCGTCGAGGACGAACGCCGCATCCTCAATCCCGGCGATGCCTATTATTTCGAGAGCCGACGCCCGCATCGCTTTCGCTGCGTCGGCGGCAAGCCGTGCGAGGTGATCTCGGCCTGCACGCCGCCGACGTTTTGA
- a CDS encoding lysozyme inhibitor LprI family protein: MSVPVRLTLLAAALLCPAAANAMDDTLRASSRGPMAMTLCAQNSDGSKIEGTSEFCKANGYDKLVAAVDASFAAAVTKAPANIRPLLKRDQAWFNEMIQEAAYTVEQADEAELRQNLADALRRRATALDDLARGFGRDGLGGAWANALGGVTVTATESGSYRLDAELNSDYGSDKHWECKLNATLKPGADGWLAGVTVPTQPSEPGAKPADPVSIKLRRQGDTLRVVLQATEEQWFSSNDPDCDHPGQITGTYFASAKQDGTDKVDTSFVTPTFDCVRPETATDEEICADPDLAANDQRLNRAWKALLPRLDDATRRALTDDQRHWVSSQTLQYPEFLHPAWEKQTSAMHYTVSGRDHLNSLQRERIALLEGFDDKRVGLAGTCSPTMPSSGSPWTRTVRSTPRAGNGGRPTGRVAATTRSAVTSRAPYSVQASRARIRTRWSAITPCSSSIDSTTSLPPSARARATATSRNASATSRFLRPRGCFR, translated from the coding sequence ATGTCCGTGCCAGTGCGCCTTACGCTGCTTGCAGCCGCGCTGCTCTGTCCCGCCGCCGCCAACGCGATGGACGATACCTTGCGCGCCAGCAGCAGAGGGCCGATGGCGATGACGCTCTGCGCGCAAAACTCCGACGGCAGCAAGATCGAAGGCACCAGCGAATTCTGCAAGGCAAACGGCTACGACAAGCTGGTCGCCGCGGTCGACGCATCCTTTGCGGCTGCGGTCACCAAGGCCCCGGCCAACATCCGGCCCCTGCTCAAGCGCGACCAGGCCTGGTTCAACGAGATGATCCAGGAGGCTGCCTATACCGTCGAGCAAGCCGACGAGGCCGAGCTCCGCCAGAACCTGGCCGACGCGCTGCGCCGGCGCGCGACTGCGCTCGATGATCTCGCACGCGGTTTCGGCCGCGACGGCCTGGGGGGCGCCTGGGCCAACGCACTCGGCGGTGTCACTGTCACCGCAACCGAGTCGGGCAGCTATCGTCTCGACGCCGAATTGAACTCCGACTATGGCAGCGACAAGCATTGGGAATGCAAGCTCAACGCCACTCTCAAGCCGGGCGCAGATGGCTGGCTCGCCGGCGTTACGGTCCCGACGCAACCCTCCGAGCCCGGCGCGAAGCCTGCCGATCCGGTCTCGATCAAGTTGCGACGCCAGGGCGATACGCTCCGCGTCGTTCTCCAGGCCACCGAGGAGCAATGGTTCTCGTCGAATGATCCTGATTGCGATCACCCCGGTCAGATCACCGGCACCTATTTCGCGAGCGCCAAGCAGGATGGGACCGACAAGGTCGATACAAGCTTCGTGACGCCGACCTTCGACTGCGTGCGACCGGAAACGGCCACTGACGAGGAGATCTGCGCGGACCCGGATCTGGCCGCGAACGACCAGCGGCTCAACCGCGCATGGAAAGCACTGCTGCCGCGCCTGGACGACGCAACGCGGCGCGCGCTGACGGACGACCAGCGCCACTGGGTGAGCAGCCAGACCCTGCAATATCCCGAATTCCTGCATCCGGCCTGGGAGAAGCAGACCTCGGCGATGCACTATACGGTGTCCGGACGCGATCATCTCAACAGCCTGCAACGCGAACGCATCGCGTTGCTCGAGGGTTTCGACGACAAGCGCGTCGGCCTCGCCGGCACTTGCTCGCCTACAATGCCATCATCAGGATCACCGTGGACAAGGACGGTGCGGTCGACGCCCAGGGCTGGAAATGGTGGCAGGCCGACTGGAAGGGTGGCTGCGACTACGAGATCAGCGGTGACTTCAAGGGCGCCGTATTCCGTTCAAGCGAGCAGGGCAAGAATCCGGACACGCTGGAGCGCGATCACGCCATGCTCGTCGTCAATCGACTCGACGACGTCTTTGCCGCCAAGCGCGAGAGCAAGAGCGACAGCGACGAGTCGAAATGCAAGCGCAACATCACGATTTCTTCGACCGCGCGGCTGTTTCCGGTAA